The Trachemys scripta elegans isolate TJP31775 chromosome 21, CAS_Tse_1.0, whole genome shotgun sequence genome has a segment encoding these proteins:
- the BSX gene encoding brain-specific homeobox protein homolog produces the protein MNLHFTSPVHPVSAPRPTSFFIEDILLHKPKSLREVPPEHFSSPLASRVPLLDYGYPLMPTPTLLAPHPHHALHKPEHHHPYFLTTSGMPVPALFQHHPHAELPGKHCRRRKARTVFSDSQLSGLEKRFEMQRYLSTPERVELAAALSLSETQVKTWFQNRRMKHKKQLRKTQDDPKNPSGEECLEQSSSEPELTDKASSDPRKASQQPAFLLEENEDEVDIIEDGDICAPPHLI, from the exons ATGAACCTCCACTTCACCTCCCCAGTGCATCCCGTCTCCGCGCCAAGGCCGACCTCCTTCTTCATCGAAGACATTTTGCTCCACAAGCCCAAGTCCTTGAGAGAGGTCCCTCCAGAGCACTTCTCCAGCCCCTTAGCCTCCAGGGTTCCCCTCCTGGACTATGGATACCCTCTGATGCCCACACCTACCCTCCTGGCGCCCCATCCGCACCATGCGCTCCACAAGCCTGAGCATCACCATCCGTACTTCTTAACCACCTCGG GCATGCCCGTGCCCGCCCTCTTCCAGCACCACCCGCACGCCGAGCTGCCCGGTAAGCACTGCCGCCGCCGCAAAGCCCGCACCGTCTTCTCCGACTCGCAGCTCTCCGGGCTGGAGAAGAGGTTCGAGATGCAGCGCTACCTGTCCACCCCGGAGCGCGTGGAGCTGGCCGCCGCCCTCAGCCTCTCTGAGACGCAG GTAAAAACGTGGTTCCAGAACAGAAGAATGAAGCACAAAAAGCAACTGAGGAAAACCCAAGACGACCCGAAGAACCCCAGCGGGGAGGAGTGCCTGGAGCAGAGCTCGAGCGAGCCTGAACTGACCGACAAAGCCAGCTCGGACCCCCGCAAGGCCAGCCAGCAGCCCGCCTTCCTGCTGGAGGAGAACGAAGATGAGGTGGACATCATTGAGGATGGGGATATTTGCGCCCCCCCGCATCTAATATAG